From the Xenopus laevis strain J_2021 chromosome 7L, Xenopus_laevis_v10.1, whole genome shotgun sequence genome, the window aacagaaatgtaccatgtggccccccttcaagtcgctgactagctcagttatagagctcaaaagcaggaagttgtgttctggctattattgtAACAAAATTACCTGCGTGGGGGGGGTTGCCCGCCGTGTGTTTTCTAGGCGCCATTGTGATCATTAGGGCTCGCGCAGCGAAGGTACAGGCAATCACTCCAGCgtgcattggcgcacgttttggtgcgaactttgactgtatttaaggcccattctgatccccagccagtgcccgtgatagaatcttgattctagtggttcctgaagccttgtgctgtctgttcctgaaaGCTTTTATCTGTTATTCCGGTGTTGAtacctgcctgttcctgacaattctgatatctgaaccctgacctttgcctgcatctcgactactctttctgcctgatcccatctgtttgattaccaggttttgacccttgcctgcctgacgattcttgatatctgcctgcctcgacccagcctgtctgacgattctcttgcctgctccatttgtaccatgaccttcggcccaaaaagactctgctaacagccgtgcccctttgccagccagaacatcttgccttgcacccctcgttaagtccaggtggcacccaagtaagctgagggctcctcctaaaaggagaaggaaacctagtcggcgcaaaaaccctccccccctcccgtgtgttgcccaccctccctcctcccccctggcctactcgtcccactgggcaaatgcccctaacttgttacttaaccttctacgcaggtccagtccacggagttcacagacgacatcttcttccatgcgatcttcttcctgctttgaacagcgttttgggcgcatgcgcagtaggagcatttcaccggtacggatctactgcgcatgcgccaaaagtcaagaagttttccgatttcactttgtgaattttggcgcatgcgcagtagatcgtaccggcgaaatgctcctactgcgcatgcgccggtcaaagcaggaagaagattgcttggaagaagatggcgtcggtgaactcggtagactggacctgcgcagaagggtaagtaacaagttaggggcattttcccagtgggacgggtaggccaggggggaggagggagggtgggcaacacacgggagggggggagggtttttgcgccgactaggtttccttctccttgaagtccaacggtggtcacactactggtgaagccgagccgagaccagggtgcttggcactttttctggtattgggtgcctgTCGTGacaattatgttacacatccagtcactccagcttttatacattaaatttttggctaactaactatattagaatcattttttattttgcgcagcttatctatttttttattttcacactgaactgttcctttaaatacagtccTGTATTAGTATCGAACATAAAACACGACCACAGCTAATTTCACTTTATGTCACTGGTATTATCTAATCCTTATACACTCCTCCTTTACTGCATGTTGCCACTGggtgcaaatagggttgccacctggctggtattttaccagcctggccggtaaatatgttgcttgatgccaatgttatttatagggaaaaaccataaaaatatataggtccgtatttttttccagaaaaggtggaaaccctaggtgCAAAGTGCCACACTGCGTGTCAATTCACCACTGGGTGATGACTAGGGTTGTCATCtgtctggtattttactggccagtaaaaatgatggctgatcccaatgttattaataaggaaaaaagataaatatataggaaggccggtagttTTTTCCAAAGGTGGCAAGTTGGCACCTTGCCGATGATATTGTATATTGTGTAACACACAGTCCATTTCCACTCTAGGTACTGACTCACAGCAATATACACTGCCaccttctctttggaaatctatACTACACAAAAGacaggtatatttatatatacattgtggCTGCCTGGCTGCTTTATGTAGGCAACCGACCAACGcctaaaaactacaaatcccggCATGCATTTCATTCTGCTTCCGGGCGGCGTTCTGTGGCAACATGGCAGCCTTCGGTAGTAAGTGTTCTGTCAAGGAGACTCTCTATGCTTTAACACACGGGAACTGTATCATTATTAGCACGATGGCAGCCTTAGAACTACGTTCGGGCTCCGTGTGCGTATCATAGAGAAGGGGGTTGGTAAACAGGGAAGTCGGTGACCGGAAATACTGAATCCTGTCCTGAAGTGCAGAGCTGTAACCTTGTGAGAGACTAGTGCTGGGCAAGTTTGTAACCCCGAGCAACCTGGCGTATATTAGCTTTCGCTGTTTTACGTGCAGTTGGCGGAACAAGGTtaatggttgctgtgggttactgctctggTGTATATTTAccctgaatgttagtaaatgagcaggAATGTGCCACATCTCCATCGGCTACTAATTGTGATCTGCAAGTTGTGGTTGTCCGACAGCCAGTGAATTaatgttgtagttcagcaacagctagaTGGGTTGGGAGTACTTTTGCTTAAAGCACTGGAcgcaaaggagaactaaaccctaaagttaaaaaccctAACCCTACATAGATCCTCCTGCCCCCAACCTAAGTGTCACCtctggcaaatgccccttatattttacttacccctcggcgcaggcaTCCGAGTTCGCGGTCGCCATTTTCATCCGCTTCAGtcatctttggaatgagaccagcgcttcgGTAATTGcgcttgtcagtttcccagctgctctaagtcatgtgacttgtgctctgataaacttcaatcactctttactgctgtactgcaagttagagtgatatcaccccctccctttttccccccagcagccaaacaaaagaacaatgggaaggtaaccagatagcagctccctaacacaagataacagctgcctggtagatctaagaacaacactcaatagtaaaaacccatgtctcactgagacacattcagttacattgagaaggaaaaacagcagcctgccagaaagcatttctctcctaaagtgcaggcacaagtcacgtgacggggcagctgggaaattgacaatatgtctagccccatgtcagatttcaaaattgaatataaaaaaatctgtttgctcttttgagaaatggatttcagtgcagaagtctgctggagtagcactattaactgatgcgttttgaaaaaaaaaatgttttccgatgacaggatcagCAAAATGCAAACTGTGGCTCTGACGAATTATAGCTCAAAAAAAGCCTCTCCCTGGAGGCCACAGCCTGGACATCCCCCTCGTTATGACACAGCACTATTTACAAAGGGTAGCAACCAATAGCCAATTGAGCAATCATGTCattttaaagtatatattttattgttcatccaaacttttttttcttttttccagaagTAGGCACTTTCCTTAAAAACGCCTGGGCGAAAGAGCCAGTTATAACGGTTTCGGCAGCCATTGGAATTTTGGGTAATCCTTTCATTCATTTCTGTGAACACAGCAAAACCTCCATTTTACACAccctttaagttttcctgcatttttcaactttttgtttttgGGGTCACACCAATTTATACTGCATTTCAGTGGGTGCTTCCCTTGAGTTTACATGTTTTCCAGGGTTTTACACCAAAATATTGTCCTGATGCTCTTAAAAATGGCCTTTGTAAATGTTATTAGTAAAAttaagaagtttaaaaaactaaCCAGAAGCGTATTTTGGCagggttctgtctgtaaatagtcaaGTCCAATTTATCCGCACCCCGTACAGTCCTGCACAAATCACTTATTGTTTTAGGTTGCGTATGTGACTGTCAGAGAGGTCCTGCAAACGCAAGTGTTACATTAGTGTTGCACTGATTAACCCTGgtcattaaaggagtggttcacctttaaggtaacttttattattttatagaatggccgttctaagcaacttttcaattgatttattttttatagttatttgccttttttcttttgactctttgcagctttcaaatgggcatcactgactcccttcaaatttattgttaatttttattgctaatccttctattcaggctctctcctatttatattccagtctcttatttaaatcagtgcatggttgctagggtaatttgaaccctagttaccagattggttaagatgcaaattgaaaagctgatgaataaaatgctaaataaatcaaaaaacacaaatcaaaaaaaatgaaaaccaattgcaaattgtctcagaatatcactctctacatcatattaaaagttaatttaaggtagtGGAAGATactaggaagatggaagaaataacacacattatttaaaataaaagtaaaaaatactggAAAACATGGGAACCTTGGGTTAGgtttctaaataaattatttaaacggGTGGATAGGCCGAAATGGGATCAAATGGAGGATCTTTCTGACTATAATCATGTACTATCTGTTTGTACGGCCAGCTAAATTGCTAGAATGACATAATTGTAGTTGTATTATGCAGTTATGTATGTTAAAGAGTTTTGTCACGTATCAATATGGTATATTAGAAGTGTTGTCCTATATATTCTTAATCTATTCTTAATCTATTTTTGTGACACTCTTAATCCACTTTTTAACTCTTTACCTTTTAATTCTTCTATCAATATACTActttgtaaaaattattaaataaataataaaaaaaaagaaaattaaaaaaaaagttaatttaaaggtgaacaacccctttaacaaagtaAATATTCCATTTCAAAGTCAAACGTACTCCTGTGCTTCTATCCTTTGACTACTtgaagaataataatacatacaaaaataatacattttccttattttaaattttcccgGCTTTTACGTTGTTTTttgtctggtcccctgaaaaatgtaaagtagATGGTCTATTGTATTTGGATGTTACGCAGAAAGTTTAATGGCTTTGCCATATTCAACAACATTCCCTGAGACGGTGGAGTGTTCTGCAAATTCAAGAGATCAACATTGGTCTCTATCTGGTTTAAATGACCTTTTATAACCATGGTGAAAACATGATAGAACAGAGAATAGCTTTGTAGTAGACCATCTACTGGTAAATCAGGAAGCGAAAATGTGTGTAACCTGCTTTAAACAGTGACAATAAAgtcacttttattatacattcatGCCACCCCCTTGCTCGCAATTTTGAAAGGAGCACCAccatatttaggggccgattcacaaagggtcgaatatcgagggttaattaaccctcgatattcgactgggaattaaaatccttcgacttcgaatatcgaagtcgaaggattttagcgcaaatagtgcgaacgatcgaagcattattgcttcgatcgaacgataaaatccttcgaatcgaacgattcgaaggattttaaaccaacgatcgaaggaatatccttaggaaagcctatggggaccttccccataggctaacattgagttcggtagcttttagatggcgaactaggggatcgaagttttttcttaaagagacagttcttcgactatcgaatggtcgaatagtcgaacgatttttagttcgaatagttcgattcgaagtcgtagttgaaggtcgtagtagcccaaaaACCCTCcaaaatccaaagtttttttacttcgaatccttcactcgaagttagtgaatcggccccataatcttgcatttttttcattcagtaACATTCAGAATTCAAAAGTACCACTGATATATTACACAATGAAAATCATtattgtttctgtgctaataattacatttttattcactaGCTGTGGCCGTTCCGCTTGTAAGTCCCTACACAAAGTATACTGCATTGTTGAATCAATCCACGCCTTACAATTACCCAGGTAAAACAacatttctcttttatttctttataaccGTGAAAACCGATCGTCGTTGGAATATAGGTTAAGCCCATTTTGTTCATCTATGATAATCATAGATTTTGAATCTCAATATAGTCGCAGCGTGTGAAATCGAAGCTTTACTGTGATATTCGGGCCTCCACCGGAGATTGTGCCTTCAACTAGTCGCATGTGAGCCTTGAATGGGAACACTTGCAAAGGTCCCCAGGTAGTTTTAACTGACACCTGCTCATACGGCTACTAAAATAAGACCATGAGGGAAAGTTTACCTTCATTGAGATATTTGTAGACTTGTAGTTCTGCTCTAGGGACCTTCCTCATTGCagaacttttttaattttacaggCTGAGCTAAAAATACTGAATtaggatacagtatataccatgCTGCCTGGGGCAGATGATGTTTTACAGCAAGTGGTAGTAAAACATGATATTTTGACCATTTTATGGTGTGcataaagctatttttttttgtctttggacAAATACCAAACCACATCCCTAATCTGCAAATTCAGTTGTAAgcccactgaaaaaaaatgtcatttgcaaaacaaaaattcTCAATTTCAGTCATACGATTTGGAGAGTCGGATTCTGATCTTTGGATTATGGATTCAGCCAAAATCAAATCCTGCAAAAACCTTGGGCCAGTCCTAGGTTAATGACATGCTCAATCTAAACCATATTTAGAAATATCTTGGTCTTTTTGAAGAACAAGGAAAGGTGCAATCATTACTCACTTCAGATATATGGCCAACACCCCTCTTTTTCCAAAAAGTCACCAGCCTGAGGTACTTGTTCTTCTCAGCACTACCCTGCCTGGTGTcaatttctttgtcctttaaaggaattgttcagtgtaaaaataaaaactgtgtaaatagatataggctgtgcaaaataaaaaatgtttctaatatagttagttagccaaaaatttaatgtataaaggctggagtgatttgatgtacaagtcagtcagaacactacttttcagctctcttggtttacactgactggttgccctggttaccaggcagtgaccaatcagagacttgaggggggggggcacatgggtcatatctgctgcttttgaatctgagctgaatgctgaggatcaattgcaaactcactgaacagaaatgtaccatgtggcccccccttcaagtcgctgactaactcagagttatagagctgtaaagcagaaagttggattctggctgttttattagacttctgttcactcattacatttttggctaactaactatattagaaacattttttattttgcacagcctatctatttacacaatttttattttcagactgaactattcctttaatgctaAAATAAATACTCTGCAGTTGATGTGTACTATATGGAAAAATAATCCATCCAGGCAACAAAGTCTCGAAAGGCACATTCAGATATCCGGAGGTTATTTTTGTTCATTCTGTTCTTGTTTAGTTCCAGTTCGAGATGATGGAAACATGCCAGATGTCCCCGGTCATCCCACTGAAAAACTTGGGCCTAACTTGGATTGGTTTAAGAACATGTAATTTTAAGGAAAACTTTAGCTGCTGATGAACATTCAACTTTCTGGCTACTTATAGTCGTGTTCACACCATTATGTATCctgtataaatatgaataaattacCCTGTATGGAAAGGTTACAGCTAAATTAATCCTCTGCTGTATTTTGCCAATAAAACCTTATATTTATACATCTTCTCCTCCTGTGATTTTGATCGTTCTTGTATTTTGCTCTTAATCTGGGCTCCTTCAAATGGCAATTAATGGGCATTGTAAACCCCTGAAAATCTAATTGGTGTAAATTAATTTAGTGACCCTCTGAGCATTTTTACAATTTGTCCATCTTTAGTGGTTCTTATATGTTAGCAGGCTtaatgactttaaaggggaactaagtctaaaatagaatgttagaaatgttgtattttgtatactagatataaatgaacttactgcaccagaagcctaattaaacaaatgatttatgtttccaAAGTTGgttgcagggggctgtcatcttgtaactttgttaaacatctttgcaagaccacgcacatgctcagtgtggtctgggcttcagttgggaggttaagcttagggaacgtcctaaattattaaaacagcacaagtcaaataatttctgccataaaagctgatacagcaagacagattaataatcagaatatacagactgcactgggtctgtcgATACAGATCTATACACAGTCGccagctgctttacagggaaacaaacaaagctgctcatgGTCAAGGAAACTATGAtcgttttcctgcagagcagttagggacagtctaaAGTTTCCTTTCCAcggcagtcagagcaagtaaaacgaagggagaatttcactgcatacagtcaggtttattataaaaacggtacatattttttaattaaagcatattggagatgGATACAGGCTTGCTCAAAAGCTCTTTTTGAAGGCCCATAGCTAACTGCCTATGCACTTTCTGGGTCTCAGAAATCaccaataatataaaatgaatgtaaatttcaaaaatgCTCAGAAAAGCAGCCCATGTAAGTTTACATTAATTCGTTTTTGGGGGTTTTAATCCTCTTTAAAAGACATTAAAGGTAAATATAGATACTATAACATGTACCATTGCACACATCTCGTGTATTAACATGAGCTTTGTATAGAGCAAGTGCTACAGGTCTAAATGTGTGTTGTTCAGTGCATGGCTGTGCTGCAACAAGTAAGTGAGGGGGCTTATTTGCATGTGGTACAAAGGCTTTTATAAACATAAGGATGCAATCTCACTCCTGGAGTGAAGGTACCCAGTATTTGTGTGTGAAGCCACTtctacattatacagtatgtactagcAGGGTGTGCCTCCAAACTCTAAAACCcaaatcaatatatcaatatatctatatatatatatatatatatatatatatatatatatatatatatatataggattcaTCTTTCAGTTTTCcttaaggggctgttcacctttgagataacttagtattatgtagagagtgatattctgagacaatttgcatttggttttcattttttattattgaaggtttttgagatatttagctttctatccagcagctcttcaatttgcattttaagcaatctggtagctagggtccaaattaccctagcaaccatgcattgatttgaataagagactggaataggagagggcttgaatagaaagaggagtaattaaaattagcaataacaacaaatgtgtagccttaaagagtgtttgctgtttagatggggtcaataacggcccatttgaaaactggaaagagtcagaagaaaaaggcaaataactataaaaaataaatgcttaaaCCCAATatacaagttgcttagaattggccattgtataacatactaaaagttaccttaaagatgaaccatccctttataGCCTACTATGCACACCAAATACTCCTCCTTCAAGCTGCCCATACATAGGGAGAGCCACTCGTTTGGTGACGTCACCAAACAGATGTCTCCTTGCTATGTCAACCTAGAGATGgccaatatcaggctgatccaatcacgggccctagggcccaacaatctgCTCATAAGGAAAAGAATACTGGCGGTCGGATCAAGGACCAAATCTACGAACCAATGCGGTCCTCGACCcaaagggatttttaaacccactcGATAGACATCTGGCCATCTTTCAGctcatttcatttttacatgtttgAGAAATGTACaaactcacacacaaacacagtatatatattctgATGCATTCCGCAGGCATAtcagtgcacaaatatgtatacaaaaTGTGTAACCATAATGCTTTTCTTAGCTAAGACGTTATTTTAATGTTAATTGATACAAACAGAATCACTTGATATAGTAagtcatatgtataaatatgaagTAATGGTCTCTAGGCACACAGCTTTATCCACATAATTTATTGCCTATTTACAAACAggacatttttaaataactgGTCAGCATAATTAATTAGAGAGCAGTCATTTTTACATACAAGATGacacattcatattttagtctttAAATATGGGCTCAGAGACATTGAAAAATTAGCAGGATACAATATCCATGTGTTTTCATTCCATTTATAtggctaaaaaacaaaaaaacaaacaaggtgACATTCCCATGGATCCTGGTATAAGATGATGCTGTAAGTTAATTAATCACTGTATATCCCTGGACTGCCATCTTTAGGTTTCTATTTCTTTTGAAGATCCCCGTTTTAAAAGTTTCACAGCTTTTCCAAGAAGCTTAGAAAAGCATTAATCAAAATCTGGGCTGGAAAACTTTGGATATTGTAGGATCTTGTCTCGTGGGCTGAGAGGGCGCCAGCTCAGAGGAAGCTCCTCATCTCCTTCACACAAGTAATCCTCTTCAATCTTCACCTGACAAAAGAACAAAGTAGTAGTAAAATATGATAAACGTGCATCTGCCGACCGTTTAAAGTGACAGCATGCACTTGTGTACAACATTATTCCAACAAAGGGAGGTAAAGGGGGTGTCTACCTTTTCTCACTGCTACCCAAAAACGGAGATCATGTTCCCCCGAGTATGATATGTGTTAAGCAAAGACTGTGTATCTATGATGGCGAATAAGATGTTTATTTACTGTTCACACAGAGGCATTCGAGAAAGTTTTCAGGGGGAGGTTCAGGTTTTCTCCTCTCTGCAATGTGAGTCACATGGAAGTGTGCTGACATCATCAGCAAGACTATTCCCTTCCTATTCACTTATTGGCTAGCAGAAGAAACCTTTTCATTGGCTGTGTACCTGTTGCttcagattttgtttgtatgaTCTCCCCCTGTCCCATATAACTGAAGGCATTGCTATGCCTAGTAGTGGTGTGCGGGTCAAGAAATCCTTGACCCTAACCCACTCATTATTCCCCTCTATTTCTAGACCCTCGTCCGCCcaacagtgacgtcacaaaaggggcaggcacgAGTCTATAACTTTAGGGCCTGAAGCCCGCAGCAGCTGTATTGTATAGATCATTTTTATGTAAACCCCAGAATTTGTGCTTGTGAGTCTAGAAACATCCCACAGCAACCATTCCTGCTTATCACTGAACTGAATATCAGAGGGTACTAGAGAAGGCTCCTTCAGAATTACCTGAGCCAGAAGAGGTTCTGATGGAAGAAGAGATGGGGTCAGTCTTTTCCCATTGTGGTCTTTCTCTTCTTTGATCTTTTTCCTCTTTTTAGCTGGTGGCCCCTCTGTTTGTGATGGACTTTCAGGGCTATTAGTTTCCAGACCAAGGGGAGCAACAGACAGTTCCTCATTCTCTGGAGGTTCATTTTCAGAGTTCCCATGGGCTGGGGAGTTGTGTGGGTGGGTTCCTTCATCCTATTAAATCCCAAAAAGAGAATGCAATTTGAGAATAAAGATAACGAACACTGCCCTTTGCAAAGTCAAACATGATAATCTGAGACGTGTGGCCCTTCATAGTTAACGGTAACAGGCAGCCTTTTTTCTAATCAGAATAATGAGAGTTGTTTACAAAAGACAGAGACCGTaacattaaaaggatactgtcatgggaaattatttttttttttttcaaaatgaatcagttaatagtgctgctccagcagaattatgcactgaaaccaatttctcaaaagagcaaacagatttttttatatttaattttgaaatctgacatggggctagacatatagtcaatttcccagctgccccaagtcatgtgacttgtgctctgataaacttcagtcactttttactgcaagttggagtgatatcaccccgtcccttttcccccccagcagccaaacaaaagaacaatgggaaggtaaccagatagcagctccctaacacaatctaacagctgcctggtagatctaagaacaacactcaatagtaaaaacccttgtctcactgagacacattcagttacattgagaaggaaaaacagcagcctgccagaaaacatttctctcctacagtgcaggcacaagtcacatgaccaggggcagctgggaaatcgacaaaatgtctagtcccatgtcagatttgaaaattgaatattaaaaaatcagtttgatcttttgagaaatggatttcagtgcagaattctgctggagcagcactattaactgatgcgttttgaaaaaaacatgttttcggatgacaggatccctttaacagcaATCATTAAGAGGATATCTACTACCTTGATTGTCGAGTCTAAAATGGAACTTGTTGCAGCCAAACCTTCCAATTGTGAATTGTGCAGTTtggtgttaaaggggtagttcatcgttaagttaacttttagtatgttatcaaaTTATAGAGttgctaattataagcaacttctcGATAcgccttcatgttttctttttttttttttgtatagttttttaattacttgccttctacaaatgtattgttatggctactttttattactcatctttctaatcaggcctcccctattcatattccagtctcttattcaaatcaatgcatggttgctagggtaattttgaccctagcaacaagactgctgaaattgcaaggtgaagagctcctgaataaaactctaaataactcaaaaaccgcaaataataaaaaatgaaaaccaattgcaaatagcctcagaatatcactctctatgtcataataaagttcaaggtgaacaaaccctttaacgaCCCTGTTAGCAGGAACCAATAAACAAGACTTTTTACCTCTAACAAAAAGGTGagatggctctttctgtaatcaTCCCCGTAGCCATCCAAGACTTTCATCAAACATCTAAGAGAGAATAAATGCGTTAAGGTGTTTCTGTGAGAAGGAAAATAGTTTTCCTACATACAAAAGATATGTTACATATAAATGCTGTGCGTGTTACAAGTGGAGCAAGCACCAGTTGTACTGCACAGCCGGTCATATACATTATATGGTGGTGTAGGGAGCCAGTAGATGCCGGTCTAGTTTAGAACCTCACTGTCAGTACTCACTGACCCTATAGAACTATACAACGTGTGATCCCTATGGAATGGGACCTCAAAATGTTAAATCTGCAGTGCTGAGCGTAAGGTACTTGAGTACTATTATATGTAGGGGTATTTTTTTCCACtgcatacatatttttaaattactatGAAAATTaccatgaaaaaataaatcatcattttctctttttgtcccttaaaggggaactccacacaaacataacttaagctttttgaaaagtaaacataatttcaagcaacttttcactatgcatcaattaaaacatttgcagatttttcatgatttttattgggTTGGAACAGTTCCCCAAgcttagccccctgctctcctgctgatctgtctga encodes:
- the ndufa3.L gene encoding NADH:ubiquinone oxidoreductase subunit A3 L homeolog (The RefSeq protein has 1 substitution compared to this genomic sequence) gives rise to the protein MAAFGKVGTFLKNAWAKEPVITVSAAIGILAVAVPLVSPYTKYTALLNQSTPYNYPVPVRDDGNMPDVPGRPTEKLGPNLDWFKNM
- the LOC108696673 gene encoding TCF3 fusion partner, yielding MAGVGFEEFSVPPGSELALPPLFGGNILESELETEVEFVDGGLSGDNLQDEEEEEAQQRQRELHRRKFIALSRRCKEIELVNERILNRLHQVEKITRRLKQERRCLMKVLDGYGDDYRKSHLTFLLEDEGTHPHNSPAHGNSENEPPENEELSVAPLGLETNSPESPSQTEGPPAKKRKKIKEEKDHNGKRLTPSLLPSEPLLAQVKIEEDYLCEGDEELPLSWRPLSPRDKILQYPKFSSPDFD